Proteins found in one Chaetodon auriga isolate fChaAug3 chromosome 12, fChaAug3.hap1, whole genome shotgun sequence genomic segment:
- the asic1c gene encoding acid-sensing ion channel 1C isoform X3, with amino-acid sequence MVEAPTSESVALGSHRQNDAQETPRKNKESSSLKPTWKEITVDFIMRTKIHGLKFVFSPDKSKPQRVIWIMAFFVCVSLLATWSWNRILYLMSYPAITKIYMVWAHNMSFPAVTFCNKNVFRVSTLTKDDLYHSGYWMDLMYPNHTVMERSLSILKDNHKQGLLSLLDFNNYTPHPDYRINTTEMMGRLGHQLEEMLLECRFRGETCTYKNFSTIYTRYGKCYTFNSGLDGNPLLTTLKGGTGNGLEIMLDIQQDEYLPVWGETDETSYEAGIKVQIHSQDEPPFIDQLGFGVAPGFQTFVSCQQQLLQYLPPPWGDCKSTPIDSEYFSTYSITACRIDCETRYLLENCNCRMVHMPGTSTVCTPEQYKDCADPALDFLVEKDNDYCVCQTPCNMTRYGKELSMVKIPSKASAKYLAKKFNKTEQYIGENILVLDIFFEALNYEKIEQKKAYEIAGLLGDIGGQMGLFIGASVLTILEIFDYLYEVFKDKVLGYFIRKKRPQRCQSDNLSTCDTLRSHSDSLGFTPNMLPRHPTLGNFEEFAC; translated from the exons ATGGTTGAAGCACCAACATCCGAATCAGTTGCCCTGgggtcacacagacagaatgatGCCCAAGAGACGCCTCGCAAAAACAAAGAGTCCAGCTCGCTTAAACCAACGTGGAAAGAGATCACGGTGGATTTCATAATGAGGACCAAGATCCACGGCTTGAAGTTCGTCTTCTCTCCGGACAAGTCGAAACCGCAGCGGGTCATCTGGATCATGGCcttctttgtttgtgtcagtcTCCTCGCCACCTGGTCCTGGAATCGAATCCTCTACCTGATGTCCTACCCTGCTATCACCAAGATCTACATGGTGTGGGCTCACAACATGTCCTTCCCAGCTGTTACTTTCTGCAATAAAAATGTGTTCCGTGTTTCCACGCTGACCAAGGACGACCTGTATCACAGCGGCTACTGGATGGATCTCATGTATCCTAATCACACAGTAATGGAGAGAAGCCTGTCCATCCTTAAAGACAACCACAAGCAGGGTCTCCTGAGTCTGCTGGACTTCAACAACTACACTCCGCACCCTGATTACCGCATCAACACCACCGAGATGATGGGACGCCTCGGTCACCAGTtggaggagatgctgctggAGTGCAGGTTCCGCGGGGAAACCTGCACCTACAAAAACTTCAGCACT ATCTACACGCGCTACGGAAAATGCTACACATTCAACTCGGGGTTAGACGGCAACCCTTTGCTGACGACGTTAAAAGGCGGCACGGGGAACGGCCTGGAGATCATGCTGGATATTCAGCAGGATGAATACCTGCCTGTTTGGGGAGAGACAG ATGAGACCTCCTACGAAGCAGGCATCAAGGTTCAGATCCACAGCCAGGACGAGCCGCCCTTCATTGACCAACTGGGATTTGGTGTGGCCCCTGGTTTTCAAACTTTTGTGTCATGTCAGCAGCAACTG CTTCAGTACCTCCCTCCGCCTTGGGGGGATTGCAAGTCTACTCCCATAGACTCTGAATACTTCTCCACGTACAGCATCACCGCCTGCCGCATTGACTGTGAAACCCGCTACCTGCTGGAGAACTGCAACTGCAGAATGGTTCACATGCCTG GAACCTCAACAGTTTGCACGCCTGAGCAGTACAAAGACTGTGCTGACCCAGCTTTAG ACTTTTTGGTAGAGAAAGACAACgattactgtgtgtgtcagacccCCTGCAACATGACTCGCTATGGCAAGGAGCTGTCCATGGTTAAGATCCCCAGTAAGGCATCTGCTAAATATCTGGCTAAGAAATTCAACAAAACTGAGCAATATATTGG AGAAAATATATTGGTCTTGGACATCTTCTTTGAAGCTCTGAATTATGAGAAGATTGAGCAGAAGAAGGCCTATGAAATTGCAGGGCTTCTCG GTGACATTGGAGGTCAGATGGGGCTGTTTATCGGAGCCAGTGTTTTAACAATACTGGAAATATTTGACTACCTATATGAG GTGTTTAAGGATAAGGTTTTGGGTTACTTCATACGCAAGAAACGACCACAGCGTTGTCAGAGCGACAATCTG AGCACCTGTGACACCCTCCGGAGTCACTCGGACAGTCTCGGATTCACGCCGAACATGTTACCTCGTCACCCGACTCTAGGCAACTTTGAGGAGTTTGCTTGTTGA
- the asic1c gene encoding acid-sensing ion channel 1C isoform X4 has product MVEAPTSESVALGSHRQNDAQETPRKNKESSSLKPTWKEITVDFIMRTKIHGLKFVFSPDKSKPQRVIWIMAFFVCVSLLATWSWNRILYLMSYPAITKIYMVWAHNMSFPAVTFCNKNVFRVSTLTKDDLYHSGYWMDLMYPNHTVMERSLSILKDNHKQGLLSLLDFNNYTPHPDYRINTTEMMGRLGHQLEEMLLECRFRGETCTYKNFSTIYTRYGKCYTFNSGLDGNPLLTTLKGGTGNGLEIMLDIQQDEYLPVWGETDETSYEAGIKVQLHTQSEPPFLHELGFGVAPGFQTFVSTQEQRLQYLPPPWGDCKSTPIDSEYFSTYSITACRIDCETRYLLENCNCRMVHMPGTSTVCTPEQYKDCADPALDFLVEKDNDYCVCQTPCNMTRYGKELSMVKIPSKASAKYLAKKFNKTEQYIGENILVLDIFFEALNYEKIEQKKAYEIAGLLGDIGGQMGLFIGASVLTILEIFDYLYEVFKDKVLGYFIRKKRPQRCQSDNLSTCDTLRSHSDSLGFTPNMLPRHPTLGNFEEFAC; this is encoded by the exons ATGGTTGAAGCACCAACATCCGAATCAGTTGCCCTGgggtcacacagacagaatgatGCCCAAGAGACGCCTCGCAAAAACAAAGAGTCCAGCTCGCTTAAACCAACGTGGAAAGAGATCACGGTGGATTTCATAATGAGGACCAAGATCCACGGCTTGAAGTTCGTCTTCTCTCCGGACAAGTCGAAACCGCAGCGGGTCATCTGGATCATGGCcttctttgtttgtgtcagtcTCCTCGCCACCTGGTCCTGGAATCGAATCCTCTACCTGATGTCCTACCCTGCTATCACCAAGATCTACATGGTGTGGGCTCACAACATGTCCTTCCCAGCTGTTACTTTCTGCAATAAAAATGTGTTCCGTGTTTCCACGCTGACCAAGGACGACCTGTATCACAGCGGCTACTGGATGGATCTCATGTATCCTAATCACACAGTAATGGAGAGAAGCCTGTCCATCCTTAAAGACAACCACAAGCAGGGTCTCCTGAGTCTGCTGGACTTCAACAACTACACTCCGCACCCTGATTACCGCATCAACACCACCGAGATGATGGGACGCCTCGGTCACCAGTtggaggagatgctgctggAGTGCAGGTTCCGCGGGGAAACCTGCACCTACAAAAACTTCAGCACT ATCTACACGCGCTACGGAAAATGCTACACATTCAACTCGGGGTTAGACGGCAACCCTTTGCTGACGACGTTAAAAGGCGGCACGGGGAACGGCCTGGAGATCATGCTGGATATTCAGCAGGATGAATACCTGCCTGTTTGGGGAGAGACAG ATGAGACGTCCTATGAGGCCGGAATAAAGGTACAGCTTCACACTCAGTCAGAGCCTCCTTTCCTCCATGAGCTGGGCTTCGGGGTCGCCCCCGGCTTCCAAACGTTCGTTTCCACCCAAGAGCAGAGG CTTCAGTACCTCCCTCCGCCTTGGGGGGATTGCAAGTCTACTCCCATAGACTCTGAATACTTCTCCACGTACAGCATCACCGCCTGCCGCATTGACTGTGAAACCCGCTACCTGCTGGAGAACTGCAACTGCAGAATGGTTCACATGCCTG GAACCTCAACAGTTTGCACGCCTGAGCAGTACAAAGACTGTGCTGACCCAGCTTTAG ACTTTTTGGTAGAGAAAGACAACgattactgtgtgtgtcagacccCCTGCAACATGACTCGCTATGGCAAGGAGCTGTCCATGGTTAAGATCCCCAGTAAGGCATCTGCTAAATATCTGGCTAAGAAATTCAACAAAACTGAGCAATATATTGG AGAAAATATATTGGTCTTGGACATCTTCTTTGAAGCTCTGAATTATGAGAAGATTGAGCAGAAGAAGGCCTATGAAATTGCAGGGCTTCTCG GTGACATTGGAGGTCAGATGGGGCTGTTTATCGGAGCCAGTGTTTTAACAATACTGGAAATATTTGACTACCTATATGAG GTGTTTAAGGATAAGGTTTTGGGTTACTTCATACGCAAGAAACGACCACAGCGTTGTCAGAGCGACAATCTG AGCACCTGTGACACCCTCCGGAGTCACTCGGACAGTCTCGGATTCACGCCGAACATGTTACCTCGTCACCCGACTCTAGGCAACTTTGAGGAGTTTGCTTGTTGA
- the asic1c gene encoding acid-sensing ion channel 1C isoform X2 has product MVEAPTSESVALGSHRQNDAQETPRKNKESSSLKPTWKEITVDFIMRTKIHGLKFVFSPDKSKPQRVIWIMAFFVCVSLLATWSWNRILYLMSYPAITKIYMVWAHNMSFPAVTFCNKNVFRVSTLTKDDLYHSGYWMDLMYPNHTVMERSLSILKDNHKQGLLSLLDFNNYTPHPDYRINTTEMMGRLGHQLEEMLLECRFRGETCTYKNFSTIYTRYGKCYTFNSGLDGNPLLTTLKGGTGNGLEIMLDIQQDEYLPVWGETDETSYEAGIKVQLHTQSEPPFLHELGFGVAPGFQTFVSTQEQRLQYLPPPWGDCKSTPIDSEYFSTYSITACRIDCETRYLLENCNCRMVHMPGTSTVCTPEQYKDCADPALDFLVEKDNDYCVCQTPCNMTRYGKELSMVKIPSKASAKYLAKKFNKTEQYIGENILVLDIFFEALNYEKIEQKKAYEIAGLLGDIGGQMGLFIGASVLTILEIFDYLYEVFKDKVLGYFIRKKRPQRCQSDNLEFPENPTSPGVTPNHAPRAPVTPSGVTRTVSDSRRTCYLVTRL; this is encoded by the exons ATGGTTGAAGCACCAACATCCGAATCAGTTGCCCTGgggtcacacagacagaatgatGCCCAAGAGACGCCTCGCAAAAACAAAGAGTCCAGCTCGCTTAAACCAACGTGGAAAGAGATCACGGTGGATTTCATAATGAGGACCAAGATCCACGGCTTGAAGTTCGTCTTCTCTCCGGACAAGTCGAAACCGCAGCGGGTCATCTGGATCATGGCcttctttgtttgtgtcagtcTCCTCGCCACCTGGTCCTGGAATCGAATCCTCTACCTGATGTCCTACCCTGCTATCACCAAGATCTACATGGTGTGGGCTCACAACATGTCCTTCCCAGCTGTTACTTTCTGCAATAAAAATGTGTTCCGTGTTTCCACGCTGACCAAGGACGACCTGTATCACAGCGGCTACTGGATGGATCTCATGTATCCTAATCACACAGTAATGGAGAGAAGCCTGTCCATCCTTAAAGACAACCACAAGCAGGGTCTCCTGAGTCTGCTGGACTTCAACAACTACACTCCGCACCCTGATTACCGCATCAACACCACCGAGATGATGGGACGCCTCGGTCACCAGTtggaggagatgctgctggAGTGCAGGTTCCGCGGGGAAACCTGCACCTACAAAAACTTCAGCACT ATCTACACGCGCTACGGAAAATGCTACACATTCAACTCGGGGTTAGACGGCAACCCTTTGCTGACGACGTTAAAAGGCGGCACGGGGAACGGCCTGGAGATCATGCTGGATATTCAGCAGGATGAATACCTGCCTGTTTGGGGAGAGACAG ATGAGACGTCCTATGAGGCCGGAATAAAGGTACAGCTTCACACTCAGTCAGAGCCTCCTTTCCTCCATGAGCTGGGCTTCGGGGTCGCCCCCGGCTTCCAAACGTTCGTTTCCACCCAAGAGCAGAGG CTTCAGTACCTCCCTCCGCCTTGGGGGGATTGCAAGTCTACTCCCATAGACTCTGAATACTTCTCCACGTACAGCATCACCGCCTGCCGCATTGACTGTGAAACCCGCTACCTGCTGGAGAACTGCAACTGCAGAATGGTTCACATGCCTG GAACCTCAACAGTTTGCACGCCTGAGCAGTACAAAGACTGTGCTGACCCAGCTTTAG ACTTTTTGGTAGAGAAAGACAACgattactgtgtgtgtcagacccCCTGCAACATGACTCGCTATGGCAAGGAGCTGTCCATGGTTAAGATCCCCAGTAAGGCATCTGCTAAATATCTGGCTAAGAAATTCAACAAAACTGAGCAATATATTGG AGAAAATATATTGGTCTTGGACATCTTCTTTGAAGCTCTGAATTATGAGAAGATTGAGCAGAAGAAGGCCTATGAAATTGCAGGGCTTCTCG GTGACATTGGAGGTCAGATGGGGCTGTTTATCGGAGCCAGTGTTTTAACAATACTGGAAATATTTGACTACCTATATGAG GTGTTTAAGGATAAGGTTTTGGGTTACTTCATACGCAAGAAACGACCACAGCGTTGTCAGAGCGACAATCTG GAGTTTCCAGAGAACCCAACCAGCCCTGGTGTCACGCCTAATCATGCCCCCAG AGCACCTGTGACACCCTCCGGAGTCACTCGGACAGTCTCGGATTCACGCCGAACATGTTACCTCGTCACCCGACTCTAG
- the asic1c gene encoding acid-sensing ion channel 1C isoform X1: MVEAPTSESVALGSHRQNDAQETPRKNKESSSLKPTWKEITVDFIMRTKIHGLKFVFSPDKSKPQRVIWIMAFFVCVSLLATWSWNRILYLMSYPAITKIYMVWAHNMSFPAVTFCNKNVFRVSTLTKDDLYHSGYWMDLMYPNHTVMERSLSILKDNHKQGLLSLLDFNNYTPHPDYRINTTEMMGRLGHQLEEMLLECRFRGETCTYKNFSTIYTRYGKCYTFNSGLDGNPLLTTLKGGTGNGLEIMLDIQQDEYLPVWGETDETSYEAGIKVQIHSQDEPPFIDQLGFGVAPGFQTFVSCQQQLLQYLPPPWGDCKSTPIDSEYFSTYSITACRIDCETRYLLENCNCRMVHMPGTSTVCTPEQYKDCADPALDFLVEKDNDYCVCQTPCNMTRYGKELSMVKIPSKASAKYLAKKFNKTEQYIGENILVLDIFFEALNYEKIEQKKAYEIAGLLGDIGGQMGLFIGASVLTILEIFDYLYEVFKDKVLGYFIRKKRPQRCQSDNLEFPENPTSPGVTPNHAPRAPVTPSGVTRTVSDSRRTCYLVTRL; the protein is encoded by the exons ATGGTTGAAGCACCAACATCCGAATCAGTTGCCCTGgggtcacacagacagaatgatGCCCAAGAGACGCCTCGCAAAAACAAAGAGTCCAGCTCGCTTAAACCAACGTGGAAAGAGATCACGGTGGATTTCATAATGAGGACCAAGATCCACGGCTTGAAGTTCGTCTTCTCTCCGGACAAGTCGAAACCGCAGCGGGTCATCTGGATCATGGCcttctttgtttgtgtcagtcTCCTCGCCACCTGGTCCTGGAATCGAATCCTCTACCTGATGTCCTACCCTGCTATCACCAAGATCTACATGGTGTGGGCTCACAACATGTCCTTCCCAGCTGTTACTTTCTGCAATAAAAATGTGTTCCGTGTTTCCACGCTGACCAAGGACGACCTGTATCACAGCGGCTACTGGATGGATCTCATGTATCCTAATCACACAGTAATGGAGAGAAGCCTGTCCATCCTTAAAGACAACCACAAGCAGGGTCTCCTGAGTCTGCTGGACTTCAACAACTACACTCCGCACCCTGATTACCGCATCAACACCACCGAGATGATGGGACGCCTCGGTCACCAGTtggaggagatgctgctggAGTGCAGGTTCCGCGGGGAAACCTGCACCTACAAAAACTTCAGCACT ATCTACACGCGCTACGGAAAATGCTACACATTCAACTCGGGGTTAGACGGCAACCCTTTGCTGACGACGTTAAAAGGCGGCACGGGGAACGGCCTGGAGATCATGCTGGATATTCAGCAGGATGAATACCTGCCTGTTTGGGGAGAGACAG ATGAGACCTCCTACGAAGCAGGCATCAAGGTTCAGATCCACAGCCAGGACGAGCCGCCCTTCATTGACCAACTGGGATTTGGTGTGGCCCCTGGTTTTCAAACTTTTGTGTCATGTCAGCAGCAACTG CTTCAGTACCTCCCTCCGCCTTGGGGGGATTGCAAGTCTACTCCCATAGACTCTGAATACTTCTCCACGTACAGCATCACCGCCTGCCGCATTGACTGTGAAACCCGCTACCTGCTGGAGAACTGCAACTGCAGAATGGTTCACATGCCTG GAACCTCAACAGTTTGCACGCCTGAGCAGTACAAAGACTGTGCTGACCCAGCTTTAG ACTTTTTGGTAGAGAAAGACAACgattactgtgtgtgtcagacccCCTGCAACATGACTCGCTATGGCAAGGAGCTGTCCATGGTTAAGATCCCCAGTAAGGCATCTGCTAAATATCTGGCTAAGAAATTCAACAAAACTGAGCAATATATTGG AGAAAATATATTGGTCTTGGACATCTTCTTTGAAGCTCTGAATTATGAGAAGATTGAGCAGAAGAAGGCCTATGAAATTGCAGGGCTTCTCG GTGACATTGGAGGTCAGATGGGGCTGTTTATCGGAGCCAGTGTTTTAACAATACTGGAAATATTTGACTACCTATATGAG GTGTTTAAGGATAAGGTTTTGGGTTACTTCATACGCAAGAAACGACCACAGCGTTGTCAGAGCGACAATCTG GAGTTTCCAGAGAACCCAACCAGCCCTGGTGTCACGCCTAATCATGCCCCCAG AGCACCTGTGACACCCTCCGGAGTCACTCGGACAGTCTCGGATTCACGCCGAACATGTTACCTCGTCACCCGACTCTAG